The following proteins are encoded in a genomic region of Vigna radiata var. radiata cultivar VC1973A unplaced genomic scaffold, Vradiata_ver6 scaffold_7, whole genome shotgun sequence:
- the LOC106753807 gene encoding 40S ribosomal protein S27-2, with amino-acid sequence MVLQNDIDLLNPPAEIEKRKHKLKRLVQSPNSFFMDVKCQGCFNITTVFSHSQTVVVCGNCQTVLCQPTGGRARLTEGCSFRKKGD; translated from the exons ATG GTTCTTCAAAATGATATTGATTTGCTGAATCCTCCCGCTGAGATTGAGAAGAGGAAACACAAACTCAAGCGTCTTGTTCAGTCCCCAAACTCTTTCTTCATG GATGTTAAGTGTCAGGGTTGCTTTAACAT AACGACTGTGTTTAGCCACTCTCAGACTGTTGTTGTATGTGGGAACTGCCAGACTGTCTTGTGCCAGCCAACTGGTGGACGGGCAAGACTAACTGAGGGATGCTCTTTTAGAAAGAAGGGTGATTGA
- the LOC106753788 gene encoding calcium-binding mitochondrial carrier protein SCaMC-2-B-like, which produces MKKASPVTLDHVLLASQETKEAREVRIRSLFEFFDRENRGFLDYALIEAGLSALQIPSEYKYAKDLLNACDANNDGRVDFQEFRRYMDDKELEIYSIFQAIDVAHNGCILPEELWEALVKAGIKIDDEELARFVEHVDKDNNGVITFEEWRDFLLLYPHEATIENIYHYLERLCMVDIGEQSVIPAGISKHINATRYLIAGGVAGATSRTATAPLDRLKVVMQVQTTRAHIMPAIKAIWREGGLLGFFRGNGLNVLKVAPESAIRFYSYEMLKTFIVRAKGEETQANIGPMGRLLAGGIAGAIAQTAIYPMDLVKTRLQTYACEGRRIPSLGTLSKDIWLQEGPRAFYRGLIPSLLGIIPYAGIDLAAYETLKDMSKQYITGDGEPGPLVQLGCGTVSGAVGATCVYPLQVVRTRMQAQRSYKGMGDVFRKTYKNEGFKGFYKGIFPNLLKVVPSASITYLVYESTKKSLHLE; this is translated from the exons ATGAAGAAGGCGTCACCTGTGACGTTGGATCACGTGCTTCTGGCGTCGCAGGAGACGAAGGAGGCGCGTGAGGTGCGGATTCGGAGCCTCTTCGAATTCTTCGACAGAGAGAATCGCGGGTTCTTGGACTACGCGCTCATCGAGGCTGGTCTCTCGGCGCTTCAGATTCCGTCGGAGTACAAGTACGCGAAGGATTTGTTGAACGCTTGCGATGCGAACAATGATGGGAGAGTGGATTTCCAAGAGTTCAGGAGGTACATGGACGACAAGGAGTTGGAGATTTACAGCATTTTTCAGGCCATCGATGTAGCGCACAATGGCTGCATTTTGCCGGAGGAGCTTTGGGAGGCTCTCGTAAAAGCAG GGATAAAGATTGATGATGAGGAACTTGCCCGTTTTGTTGAGCATGTTGATAAGGATAATAATGGTGTTATAACATTTGAAGAATGGAGGGATTTTCTGCTGCTTTACCCTCACGAGGCAACTATCGAGAACATTTACCATTATTTGGAGCGGCTATGTATGGTTGATATTGGGGAACAGTCTGTTATTCCAGCAGGCATTAGTAAGCACATTAATGCCACTAGGTATCTGATTGCAGGAGGAGTAGCAGGTGCTACATCACGCACAGCAACTGCTCCACTTGATCGTCTAAAGGTTGTAATGCAAGTCCAAACAACACGAGCTCACATAATGCCTGCGATAAAAGCTATATGGAGAGAGGGTGGTTTGTTAGGATTTTTTCGAGGGAATGGCTTAAATGTTCTAAAGGTTGCCCCTGAGAGTGCCATTAGATTTTATAGCTATGAGATGTTGAAGACCTTTATTGTAAGGGCCAAAGGGGAAGAGACACAGGCTAATATTGGACCTATGGGGCGGCTATTAGCTGGTGGTATAGCTGGTGCTATAGCTCAAACTGCAATATATCCCATGGATCTTGTTAAAACGCGACTGCAAACCTATGCTTGTGAAGGCAGACGAATTCCTAGTCTTGGAACCCTTTCAAAAGATATTTGGCTTCAGGAAGGACCCCGAGCATTTTACAGGGGATTGATTCCTTCTCTTCTTGGGATTATCCCTTATGCTGGTATAGATCTCGCTGCGTATGAAACCTTGAAGGATATGTCCAAGCAGTATATTACTGGTGATGGAG AACCTGGCCCTCTAGTGCAATTAGGATGTGGGACTGTATCCGGAGCTGTTGGAGCAACGTGCGTTTACCCACTACAGGTGGTTAGAACAAG AATGCAGGCTCAACGCTCTTATAAGGGAATGGGTGATGTATTCAGGAAAACCTATAAAAATGAAGGCTTTAAGGGATTCTACAAAGGAATATTTCCTAACTTACTCAAGGTTGTACCCTCAGCAAGTATCACCTACTTGGTTTATGAGAGTACGAAAAAAAGTTTGCATTTGGAGTGA